In Onychomys torridus chromosome 15, mOncTor1.1, whole genome shotgun sequence, the following proteins share a genomic window:
- the LOC118596459 gene encoding AP-3 complex subunit sigma-1-like isoform X1: protein MIKAILIFNNHGKPRLSKFYQPYSEDTQQQIIRKSFHLVSKRDENVCNFLEGGLLIGGSDNKLIYRHYATLYELGILDRIQVFVETLDKCFENVYELDLIFHVDKVHNILAEMVMGGMVLETNMNEIVTQIDAQNKLEKSEAGLAGAPACAVSAVKNMNLPEIPRNINIGDISIKVPNLPSFK, encoded by the exons ATGATCAAGGCCATCCTCATCTTCAACAACCACGGGAAGCCGCGGCTCTCCAAGTTCTACCAGCCCTATAGTGAAGATACGCAACAGCAAATCATCAGGAAGAGTTTCCATTTGGTGTCTAAGCGAGATGAGAATGTTTGTAATTTCCTAGAAGGAGGATTATTAATTGGAGGATCTGACAACAAACTGATTTATAGACATTATGCAACACTATATGAGCTTGGCATTTTAGATCGAATTCAAGTATTTGTGGAAACATTAGacaaatgttttgaaaatgtctATGAACTGGATTTAATATTCCATGTAGACAAGGTTCACAATATTCTTGCAGAAATGGTAATGGGGGGAATGGTATTGGAGACTAACATGAATGAGATTGTTACACAAATTGATGCACAAAATAAACTGGAGAAATCTGAGGCTGGCTTAGCAGGAGCTCCAGCCTGTGCTGTATCAGCTGTAAAGAATATGAATCTTCCTGAGATCCCAAGAAATATTAACATTGGTGACATCAGTATAAAA gtgccaaacCTGccctcttttaaataa
- the LOC118596459 gene encoding AP-3 complex subunit sigma-1-like isoform X2: MIKAILIFNNHGKPRLSKFYQPYSEDTQQQIIRKSFHLVSKRDENVCNFLEGGLLIGGSDNKLIYRHYATLYELGILDRIQVFVETLDKCFENVYELDLIFHVDKAGLAGAPACAVSAVKNMNLPEIPRNINIGDISIKVPNLPSFK, encoded by the exons ATGATCAAGGCCATCCTCATCTTCAACAACCACGGGAAGCCGCGGCTCTCCAAGTTCTACCAGCCCTATAGTGAAGATACGCAACAGCAAATCATCAGGAAGAGTTTCCATTTGGTGTCTAAGCGAGATGAGAATGTTTGTAATTTCCTAGAAGGAGGATTATTAATTGGAGGATCTGACAACAAACTGATTTATAGACATTATGCAACACTATATGAGCTTGGCATTTTAGATCGAATTCAAGTATTTGTGGAAACATTAGacaaatgttttgaaaatgtctATGAACTGGATTTAATATTCCATGTAGACAAG GCTGGCTTAGCAGGAGCTCCAGCCTGTGCTGTATCAGCTGTAAAGAATATGAATCTTCCTGAGATCCCAAGAAATATTAACATTGGTGACATCAGTATAAAA gtgccaaacCTGccctcttttaaataa